In one Natator depressus isolate rNatDep1 chromosome 26, rNatDep2.hap1, whole genome shotgun sequence genomic region, the following are encoded:
- the EGR3 gene encoding early growth response protein 3: MTGKLVEKLPGTMNTLMNQLPDNLYPEEIPNSLNIFSSSSESVAHYNQMAAENVMDIGLANEKTNQELSSYSGSFQPTPGNKTVTYLGKFAFDSPSNWCQDNIISLMSAGILGVPPSSSAITSTQTSTASMVQNQGEVDQMYPALPPYSTCSDLYPEPVSFHDPQSNPGLTYSPQDYQAAKPALDSNLFPMIPDYNLYHHPNEMGTLTEHKPFQSLDPIRVNPPPITPLETIKAFKDKQIHPSFGSLQQQPLTLKPIRPRKYPNRPSKTPLHERPHACPAEGCDRRFSRSDELTRHLRIHTGHKPFQCRICMRSFSRSDHLTTHIRTHTGEKPFACEFCGRKFARSDERKRHAKIHLKQKEKKAEKGSSSSSPPVSLAPVVTTCA; this comes from the exons ATGACAGGCAAACTCGTGGAGAAGCTGCCGGGGACCATGAACACTTTGATGAACCAGTTGCCTGACAATCTGTACCCAGAGGAGATCCCCAACTCTCTGAATATCTTCTCCAGCAGCAGCGAGTCAGTGGCTCACTACAACCAGATGGCTGCAG AGAATGTTATGGATATTGGATTAGCGAACGAAAAGACCAACCAAGAGCTGTCGTCCTATTCGGGTTCTTTCCAACCCACCCCTGGCAACAAGACTGTTACCTACCTGGGGAAATTTGCTTTCGATTCCCCGTCCAACTGGTGTCAGGATAATATTATCAGCCTCATGAGCGCTGGGATTCTGGGGGTGCCCCCTTCCTCCAGTGCCATCACCAGCACCCAGACCTCTACAGCCAGCATGGTGCAGAACCAGGGCGAGGTGGACCAGATGTACCCTGCGCTGCCCCCGTATTCCACCTGCAGTGACCTCTACCCGGAGCCAGTGTCCTTTCACGACCCTCAAAGCAACCCAGGGCTCACCTATTCCCCCCAGGATTACCAAGCAGCCAAGCCAGCCTTGGACAGTAACCTCTTCCCCATGATCCCAGACTATAACCTCTATCACCACCCCAACGAGATGGGCACGCTCACCGAACACAAACCCTTCCAGAGCTTGGATCCCATTCGGGTCAaccctccccccatcaccccGCTGGAGACCATCAAAGCCTTCAAGGACAAACAGATCCACCCCAGCTTCGGcagcctccagcagcagcccctcaCCCTCAAACCCATCCGGCCCAGGAAGTACCCCAACCGGCCCAGCAAAACCCCTCTCCACGAGCGACCCCACGCGTGCCCGGCCGAGGGCTGCGACCGGCGCTTCTCCAGATCCGACGAGCTCACGAGGCACCTGAGGATCCACACGGGCCACAAGCCCTTCCAGTGCCGCATCTGCATGAGGAGCTTCAGCCGCAGCGACCACCTCACCACCCACATCCGCACCCACACGGGCGAGAAGCCCTTCGCCTGCGAGTTCTGCGGGCGCAAGTTTGCGCGCAGCGACGAGCGCAAGAGACACGCCAAGATCCACCTGAAGCAGAAGGAGAAGAAGGCCGAGAAgggctcctcttcctcctccccgcccGTGTCCTTGGCCCCGGTGGTCACCACCTGCGCATGA